A region of Vigna radiata var. radiata cultivar VC1973A chromosome 6, Vradiata_ver6, whole genome shotgun sequence DNA encodes the following proteins:
- the LOC106762982 gene encoding probable cinnamyl alcohol dehydrogenase 6, with product MTTTTANHTVTVSGWAAHDTSGKITPYTFKRRENGVNDVTIKILYCGICHTDLHYAKDEWGITKYPVVPGHEIIGVITKTGSDVQGFKEGDRVGVGCMAASCLDCEHCKTDQENYCDKMVLIYNGIFWDGSITYGGYSQLIVADYRYVVHIPESLPMDAAAPLLCAGITVFTPLKDHDLVATPGKKIGVVGLGGLGHLAVKFGKAFGHHVTVISTSPSKEAEAKQRLGADDFIISSNPKQLQDAKRSLDFILDTVSGDHPLLPILELLKVSGTLFLVGAPDKPLQLPAFPLIFGKRAVKGGIIGGIKETQEMLDLCAKYNITSDIEVITPDKINEAIDRLAKNDVRYRFVIDIGAASSV from the exons ATGACTACAACAACAGCCAATCACACAGTAACCGTATCTGGGTGGGCAGCACATGATACTTCGGGCAAGATTACCCCCTACACCTTCAAAAGAAG GGAGAACGGTGTTAACGATGTTACCATAAAGATATTGTACTGTGGAATCTGCCACACGGACCTCCACTATGCTAAAGATGAATGGGGCATCACCAAGTACCCTGTGGTACCTGg GCACGAAATCATCGGGGTGATAACTAAGACAGGAAGCGATGTGCAGGGGTTCAAGGAAGGAGACAGAGTAGGTGTGGGGTGTATGGCGGCTTCGTGCTTGGATTGTGAACACTGCAAGACAGATCAGGAAAACTACTGTGATAAGATGGTGCTTATATACAACGGAATCTTCTGGGATGGAAGCATCACCTATGGTGGTTACTCCCAGCTCATTGTTGCAGATTACAG GTATGTGGTACACATTCCGGAGAGCCTACCGATGGATGCGGCGGCTCCTCTACTGTGCGCAGGAATAACAGTGTTCACTCCTTTGAAAGATCACGATTTGGTGGCAACGCCGGGGAAAAAGATTGGGGTGGTGGGTTTGGGAGGGCTGGGACACTTGGCCGTTAAATTTGGGAAGGCATTCGGGCACCATGTTACCGTTATAAGTACTTCTCCTTCCAAAGAAGCTGAAGCGAAGCAACGTTTGGGTGCTGATGATTTCATAATCAGCTCCAACCCTAAACAATTAcag GATGCAAAGAGAAGCCTCGATTTCATACTGGACACTGTTTCTGGAGACCACCCTCTGTTACCCATCTTGGAATTGCTGAAAGTAAGCGGCACCTTATTTCTGGTGGGAGCTCCGGACAAGCCCCTCCAACTGCCGGCTTTCCCGTTGATTTTTG GAAAGAGAGCCGTAAAAGGTGGCATCATAGGAGGAATAAAAGAGACACAGGAAATGTTGGATCTGTGTGCGAAGTACAACATAACGAGTGACATTGAGGTAATCACACCAGACAAAATCAACGAGGCTATCGATCGTCTTGCGAAGAATGATGTTCGGTACCGTTTCGTGATTGACATTGGTGCTGCCTCCAGCGTGTAG
- the LOC106763993 gene encoding la-related protein 1B has translation MVTTAKSPNHHSSSTASRPADANSPKFPRKNLPSPWAQVVRGGELESVPGINQSPPSVPGINQSPPSTSSSTSSLITDQAPSSDCSPKVIPSSSPAMDNSNTVGVADSSDDAEDNADRSKKPVWNKPSNGVVVETGPVMGAESWPSLSASTKGSVKLPAESSSKTVADGSLSTSQVPMTSQAPQKQSNTNVNANPGTNYNVPGRQRSMKRVGGSGIVSGPSQSNFSNPPPPPPPPPFPVYHLPPPVSYGMVTVVPEPAPRDHYRNGNWDPRSMMRGFVPGMNEYRGSSHRNYFGHNSRGDGSYHNSYGSRHDQDRRNYGNTRDTFVPQPRMPPRGLLRHPPPSPAAFVGHQPIGPFANPMGFSEFYYYQPVTMDQFSGMPYFTPGPPLATFISATESALSNMILRQIEYYFSDANLVRDEFLRSKMDEQGWVPVTLIADFPRVKSLTTNVQLILDSMRTSTIVEVLGDKLRRHNDWMKWLSSKTRSESTSTSSSPRGSRSNNLTANFQAITLEETAESCSLPQLSNGGATGSST, from the exons ATGGTTACTACAGCGAAATCTCCCAATCATCACTCCTCGTCTACTGCTTCCCGACCTGCCGATGCCAACAGTCCCAAGTTCCCGCGAAAAAATCTTCCCTCGCCCTGGGCTCAAGTGGTTCGCGGCGGAGAATTGGAATCCGTGCCTGGCATTAACCAATCGCCTCCATCAGTGCCTGGCATTAACCAATCGCCTCCATCAACGTCATCCTCTACCTCATCACTGATTACGGACCAGGCCCCCTCGTCTGATTGTTCTCCCAAGGTCATTCCATCCTCGTCGCCGGCAATGGACAATTCTAACACGGTTGGTGTTGCCGATAGCTCGGATGACGCCGAGGACAATGCCGATCGTTCTAAAAAACCCGTTTGGAATAAACCCTCAAATGGTGTGGTCGTCGAAACTGGGCCGGTAATGGGTGCTGAATCGTGGCCCTCGTTGTCTGCCTCCACCAAAGGTTCTGTCAAATTGCCAGCTGAATCGTCCTCCAAGACCGTTGCTGATGGATCACTCTCAACTTCTCAG GTGCCAATGACTTCACAGGCTCCTCAGAAACAATCTAATACTAATGTAAATGCTAATCCTGGAACAAATTATAATGTGCCTGGTAGACAAAGATCGATGAAGCGGGTAGGTGGCAGTGGCATTGTGTCTGGTCCTTCCCAGAGCAACTTCTCTAATCCTCCTCCACCACCCCCACCGCCACCTTTTCCTGTATACCATCTCCCACCACCAGTTAGCTATGGTATGGTAACAGTGGTACCTGAGCCTGCTCCAAGAGATCATTACAGGAACGGTAATTGGGACCCACGATCAATGATGAGGGGTTTTGTGCCTGGGATGAATGAATATCGTGGTTCATCTCACAGGAATTATTTTGGGCATAATTCCCGAGGAGATGGTTCCTATCATAATAGCTATGGTAGCAGGCATGATCAAGATCGCCGAAATTATGGGAATACTAGAGACACTTTTGTACCTCAACCAAGGATGCCTCCAAGAGGATTGCTGAGGCATCCACCTCCTAGCCCTGCTGCTTTTGTGGGCCATCAGCCCATTGGACCATTTGCTAACCCCATGGGTTTTTCTG agttttattaCTATCAGCCAGTAACAATGGACCAGTTTTCTGGTATGCCTTATTTCACGCCCGGCCCTCCTCTTGCAACATTCATTTCTGCTACTGAATCTGCTCTCTCCAATATGATACTCCGCCAAATTGAATATTACTTTAG TGATGCTAATTTGGTGAGAGACGAGTTTTTGAGGTCTAAAATGGATGAACAGGGTTGGGTTCCTGTTACTTTGATAGCAGACTTCCCTCGA GTTAAAAGTCTTACCACTAATGTTCAGTTGATACTGGATTCTATGAGAACTTCCACAATAGTGGAGGTGCTG GGTGACAAATTGAGAAGACATAACGACTGGATGAAATGGCTGTCTTCTAAAACACGATCTGAGTCTACTTCCACTTCATCGTCTCCTCGTGGATCAAGATCCAATAACTTGACAGCTAATTTTCAAGCTATAACACTGGAAGAAACTGCAGAGTCATGTAGTCTGCCTCAACTCTCCAATGGTGGTGCTACAGGAAGTAGCACTTAA
- the LOC106763792 gene encoding GDSL esterase/lipase At1g23500-like: MEQLFWERAVSIVFVFFAIRFPRAVATKPAVPALFSFGDSILDTGNNNNLQTMSKCNFPPYGRDFPGGVPTGRFCNGKNPTDLIASALGVKETVPAYLSTTLTPQDLITGVSFASGGSGLDDLTSQVQGVITTPAQLAMFKEYIGKLTAVVGQQRASEILANSIFLVSAGNNDVAFTYSFLLATTRPFPVYVSYLISLAKNFYKNLYDLGVRKVWVLSTLPLGCLPGGRTTGGGPLRFCAELANMEAQTFNGQLSAAVDSLRASLPNYDIRFVDVYTPFLSIINNPQASGFTDAGEACCGTAAFGGVSGLCNLLEICPNPSTYIFWDFAHPTERAYQLVVNSILQKMNMNTSITN, from the exons ATGGAACAGTTATTTTGGGAGAGAGCAGTATCAATTGTGTTCGTTTTCTTTGCTATCAGATTTCCCAGGGCAGTAGCTACTAAACCAGCAGTTCCAGCATTGTTTTCATTTGGAGACTCAATTCTTGATACGGGAAACAATAACAATCTTCAAACGATGAGCAAGTGTAATTTTCCACCCTATGGAAGGGATTTCCCTGGAGGAGTACCTACAGGAAGATTCTGCAATGGAAAAAATCCCACAGATTTGATAG CATCTGCATTGGGAGTAAAAGAAACAGTGCCAGCATATCTTAGCACCACCTTGACTCCTCAAGATCTCATCACTGGGGTTTCCTTTGCTTCTGGTGGTTCTGGGCTAGATGATCTCACTTCTCAAGTACAG GGAGTTATAACGACGCCAGCCCAACTGGCGATGTTCAAAGAATACATAGGAAAGCTGACAGCAGTGGTGGGACAACAACGTGCGAGTGAGATCCTAGCCAACAGCATCTTCCTTGTTTCTGCTGGCAACAACGACGTTGCCTTCACCTATTCTTTCCTTCTTGCCACAACACGTCCTTTCCCTGTATATGTCTCCTATTTAATTTCCCTCGCTAAAAACTTCTACAAG AATCTATATGATCTTGGAGTACGAAAAGTGTGGGTATTAAGCACATTGCCACTGGGATGCTTACCTGGAGGTAGAACAACAGGTGGGGGGCCATTGAGATTTTGTGCAGAACTTGCGAACATGGAAGCACAGACATTCAATGGGCAGTTATCAGCAGCAGTTGATTCTCTCAGAGCCAGTCTTCCAAATTATGACATTAGATTCGTGGATGTTTATACTCCTTTTCTTAGTATTATTAATAATCCACAGGCATCAG GGTTTACAGACGCCGGTGAAGCGTGTTGTGGGACTGCTGCATTTGGAGGAGTTTCAGGGCTGTGTAACCTTCTGGAAATATGTCCAAATCCTTCTACTTACATTTTCTGGGATTTTGCTCATCCAACCGAGAGAGCTTATCAGCTTGTGGTAAATTCTATTCTTCAGAAAATGAACATGAACACTTCTATCACAAATTAA
- the LOC106762955 gene encoding la-related protein 1C gives MVTTAKSPHHHTSSTAPEQLQSVDASSPKFPRKNFPSPWAQVVRGGEPESASVIHQSPPSTSSSSSSLITDQALSSDCSPKVIFLSSQMDNSNTVGVADTSDVAEDNADRSKKPVWNKPSNGVVETGPVMGAESWPSLSASTKGSAKLPAESSSKTVADGSLSTSQVPMTSQTPQKPSNTNAKANPATNYNMPVRQRSMKRVGGSGIVSGPSQSNFSDPPPPPPPPPFPVYHLPPVSYGMVPVVPEPAPRDHYRNSNWDPRSMMGGFVPGMNEYRGSSHRSYFGHNPRGDGSYHNSYGSRHDQDRRNYGNTRDTFVPQPRMPPRGLLRHPPPSPAAFVGHQPIGPFANPMGFSEFYYYQPVTMDQFTGMPYFTPSPPPTTFFPAADSALSNMIQRQIEYYFSDANLVRDGFLRSKMDEQGWVPVTLIADFPRVKSLTTNVQLILDSMRTSTIVEVLGDKLRRHNEWMRWVSSAITRSGSTSTASSPRGSRYNNLTTNFQAITLEETTVL, from the exons ATGGTTACCACAGCCAAATCTCCCCATCATCACACCTCGTCTACTGCTCCCGAGCAGCTGCAGTCTGTCGATGCCAGCAGTCCCAAGTTCCCGCGAAAAAACTTTCCCTCGCCTTGGGCTCAAGTGGTTCGCGGCGGAGAACCGGAATCTGCGTCTGTCATTCATCAATCGCCGCCATCAACGTCATCCTCCTCTTCATCACTGATTACGGACCAGGCCCTCTCGTCTGACTGTTCTCCCAAGGTTATTTTTCTGTCGTCGCAGATGGACAATTCCAACACGGTTGGTGTTGCTGATACCTCTGATGTGGCCGAAGACAATGCTGATCGTTCTAAGAAACCCGTTTGGAATAAGCCCTCAAACGGCGTCGTCGAGACTGGACCTGTAATGGGCGCTGAATCGTGGCCTTCGTTGTCTGCATCCACCAAAGGTTCTGCCAAATTGCCAGCTGAATCGTCCTCCAAGACCGTTGCTGATGGATCACTCTCAACTTCTCAG GTGCCAATGACTTCACAGACTCCTCAGAAACCATCTAATACTAATGCAAAAGCTAATCCtgcaacaaattataatatgcCTGTTAGACAAAGATCGATGAAGCGGGTAGGTGGCAGTGGCATTGTGTCTGGTCCTTCCCAGAGCAACTTCTCTGATCCTCctccaccaccgccaccaccaccttTTCCTGTATACCATCTCCCGCCAGTTAGCTATGGTATGGTACCGGTGGTACCTGAGCCTGCTCCAAGAGATCATTACCGGAACAGTAATTGGGACCCAAGATCAATGATGGGGGGTTTTGTGCCCGGGATGAATGAATATCGTGGTTCATCTCACAGGAGTTATTTTGGGCATAATCCCCGAGGAGATGGTTCCTACCATAATAGCTACGGTAGCAGGCATGATCAAGATCGCCGAAATTATGGGAATACTAGAGACACTTTTGTGCCTCAACCAAGGATGCCTCCAAGAGGATTACTGAGGCACCCACCTCCTAGCCCTGCTGCTTTTGTGGGTCATCAGCCCATTGGACCATTTGCTAACCCCATGGGTTTTTCTG AGTTTTATTACTATCAGCCAGTAACAATGGACCAGTTTACTGGTATGCCTTATTTCACGCCCAGCCCTCCTCCTACAACATTCTTTCCAGCTGCTGACTCTGCTCTCTCCAATATGATACAACGCCAAATTGAATATTACTTTAG TGACGCTAATTTAGTGAGGGATGGGTTTTTAAGGTCTAAAATGGATGAACAGGGTTGGGTTCCTGTTACTTTGATAGCTGACTTTCCTCGA GTTAAAAGTCTTACAACCAATGTTCAGTTGATCTTGGATTCTATGAGAACTTCCACGATTGTGGAAGTGCTG GGTGACAAGTTGAGAAGACATAATGAATGGATGAGATGGGTGTCCTCTGCTATTACACGGTCTGGATCTACTTCTACTGCATCGTCTCCCCGAGGGTCAAGATACAATAACTTGACAACTAATTTTCAAGCTATCACCCTGGAAGAAACAACAGTCCTGTAG
- the LOC106764416 gene encoding GDSL esterase/lipase EXL3-like, whose product MGFMQLITTFSLTSLLRFIVIFGLWCRAKGMLKLPSNVSVPAVLAFGDSIVDSGNNNNIKTLVKCNFPPYGKDFQGGKPSGRFCNGKIPSDMIVEELGLKEYLPAYLDPNLKSSDLVTGVCFASGASGYDPLTPQIASVISLSSQLDMFKEYIGKLKGIVGESRTNFILANSLYLVVAGSDDIANTYFVAHARILQYDIPSYTDLMVNSASNFVKDLYNLGARRIAVLSAPPIGCVPSQRTLAGGLERGCSEKYNNAAKLFNSKLSKELDSLRSYPNGRIVYIDVYNPLFDIIQNYKKYGYEVMDRGCCGTGKLEVAVLCNPLDSTCSNASEYVFWDSYHPTEGVYRRLVNHVLEKYTTRLF is encoded by the exons atgggTTTCATGCAGCTTATTACTACTTTTTCCCTTACCTCATTGCTCCGTTtcatagtaatatttggtttatgGTGCAGAGCAAAGGGTATGCTGAAGCTGCCATCAAACGTGTCAGTTCCAGCAGTGTTAGCATTTGGAGATTCGATCGTGGACTccggcaacaacaacaacattaaaacaTTGGTCAAGTGTAACTTCCCACCTTATGGGAAAGATTTTCAGGGAGGAAAACCATCTGGTCGATTCTGCAATGGAAAAATCCCTTCAGACATGATAG TTGAAGAACTGGGTCTTAAGGAGTATTTGCCTGCATATTTGGATCCAAATCTGAAATCCAGTGATCTTGTTACTGGCGTCTGCTTTGCCTCCGGTGCTTCAGGATATGATCCTTTGACACCCCAAATAGCG TCAGTTATATCATTATCTTCTCAACTAGACATGTTCAAGGAATATATAGGAAAGCTGAAAGGCATTGTCGGAGAGAGCAGAACAAACTTCATCCTAGCCAACAGTCTTTACCTTGTGGTGGCAGGCAGTGACGACATCGCCAACACCTATTTTGTTGCTCACGCCAGAATATTGCAGTATGACATTCCTTCTTACACTGACCTTATGGTCAACTCAGCCTCTAATTTTGTAAAG GATTTGTATAATCTGGGAGCTCGTAGAATTGCAGTGCTGAGTGCACCACCTATTGGGTGTGTGCCATCACAGAGAACTCTAGCTGGAGGATTAGAAAGAGGGTGCTCAGAAAAGTACAATAATGCAGCCAAGTTGTTCAATTCGAAACTCTCAAAGGAACTTGATTCCCTTCGCAGCTACCCCAATGGCAGAATTGTTTACATTGATGTTTACAACCCTTTATTCGATATCATTCAAAACTACAAAAAATATG GCTATGAAGTTATGGACAGAGGTTGCTGTGGCACAGGGAAACTAGAGGTTGCAGTTCTATGCAATCCTTTGGATTCCACTTGTTCTAATGCTTCTGAATATGTCTTTTGGGACAGTTACCATCCAACAGAAGGCGTTTACAGAAGACTAGTCAATCATGTTCTTGAAAAGTACACCACTCGGTTGTTTTGA